A section of the Gammaproteobacteria bacterium genome encodes:
- the guaB gene encoding IMP dehydrogenase translates to MRVIQEALTFDDVLLQPAYSEILPRDVDLGTQLTRTISLQLPLVSAAMDTVTEARLAITLAQEGGLGFIHKNMTAEAQAREVRRVKKYESGIITDPITVTPDLTIRQVIELTREKNISGVPVVDGSKVVGIVTHRDIRFETQLDAPVSTVMTPQDKLVTVPENAPKNEVLALLHKHRIEKVLVVADGYQLKGMITVKDFQKAKDFPNASKDERGALRVGAAVGTSADTMDRVGALVEAGVDVIVVDTSHGHTASVLQTVRGIRQAWPDLALIGGNIVTAEAASALVEAGADAVKVGIGPGSICTTRVVAGVGMPQVTAISNVAAALQGTGVPLIADGGIRYSGDIAKAIAAGAHTVMIGGLFAGTEESPGEVELYQGRSYKTYRGMGSLGAMAQRHGSAERYFQDPTDEVEKLVPEGVEGRVPYKGSVIKIVHQLAGGLRSSMGYTGSVNIEAMRSDPVFVRVSGAGVVEGHVHDVTITKEPPNYRFGRRD, encoded by the coding sequence ATGCGCGTCATCCAGGAAGCCCTCACATTCGACGATGTGCTGCTACAGCCCGCGTACTCCGAAATACTGCCGCGCGATGTCGATCTGGGCACGCAGCTCACCCGCACCATCTCGCTGCAGCTGCCGCTGGTTTCGGCGGCTATGGATACGGTTACCGAAGCGAGGCTGGCGATCACCCTTGCGCAGGAAGGCGGCCTCGGCTTTATCCACAAAAACATGACCGCAGAGGCACAGGCGCGTGAGGTGCGCCGTGTCAAAAAATACGAAAGCGGAATTATCACCGACCCGATCACGGTTACGCCCGATCTGACCATCCGCCAGGTAATCGAACTGACCCGGGAGAAGAACATCTCCGGTGTTCCGGTCGTGGACGGCAGCAAGGTGGTAGGCATCGTCACGCATCGCGACATCCGCTTCGAAACCCAGCTCGATGCGCCGGTAAGTACGGTAATGACGCCGCAGGACAAACTGGTCACCGTGCCGGAGAACGCACCCAAGAATGAAGTGCTGGCGCTGCTGCACAAGCACCGCATTGAAAAAGTTCTGGTAGTCGCAGACGGTTATCAGCTCAAGGGCATGATTACGGTCAAGGATTTCCAGAAAGCCAAGGACTTTCCCAACGCCAGCAAGGATGAGCGTGGCGCATTGCGCGTGGGCGCCGCCGTTGGCACCAGCGCTGACACCATGGACCGCGTTGGCGCGCTGGTCGAAGCCGGTGTTGACGTTATTGTCGTGGATACTTCGCATGGGCACACTGCGAGCGTGCTGCAGACTGTGCGTGGCATCCGCCAGGCATGGCCTGATCTGGCGCTGATCGGTGGCAATATCGTCACGGCAGAAGCGGCCAGCGCGCTGGTCGAGGCCGGCGCCGATGCGGTCAAGGTTGGCATCGGGCCCGGTTCAATCTGCACAACCCGGGTAGTAGCCGGTGTCGGCATGCCTCAGGTAACCGCGATCAGTAATGTCGCGGCGGCGCTGCAGGGTACTGGCGTGCCGCTTATTGCCGATGGCGGCATACGCTATTCCGGCGATATTGCCAAAGCCATTGCTGCCGGCGCTCACACCGTGATGATCGGTGGACTGTTTGCCGGCACCGAGGAATCGCCCGGCGAAGTGGAGCTGTACCAGGGCCGCTCTTATAAAACCTATCGCGGCATGGGCTCGCTCGGCGCAATGGCGCAGCGTCATGGCTCCGCCGAGCGCTACTTCCAGGATCCCACTGACGAAGTTGAAAAGCTTGTGCCGGAGGGGGTCGAGGGCCGTGTGCCCTACAAGGGTAGCGTAATAAAAATTGTTCACCAGCTTGCCGGCGGACTGCGTTCGTCGATGGGCTATACCGGCAGCGTCAACATCGAAGCGATGCGCAGCGATCCGGTGTTCGTGCGCGTCAGTGGTGCCGGCGTGGTGGAGGGTCATGTGCACGATGTGACTATTACCAAGGAGCCGCCCAACTACCGTTTCGGACGTCGCGATTGA
- the guaA gene encoding glutamine-hydrolyzing GMP synthase, producing the protein MSTNPAPDIHAERVLILDFGSQYTQLIARRVREQGVYCEIMPWDVGESAVAQFSPRGVILSGGPESVTLETPPVAPELVYELGVPVLGICYGFQTMAAQLGGRVDTSSSKEFGYARVHITGSSSLLEGIEDHADEHGQALLDVWMSHGDRVESLPPGFQVIAETASAPLAGMADEGRQFYGLQFHPEVTHTRQGKRIIRRFVRDICGCAALWQSENIIDDAIANVRETVGDGGVLLGLSGGVDSSVVAALLHRAIGDQLTCVFVDTGLLRKKEGDEVMATFGEHMGVRVIRVDAADRFLSALQGVADPEDKRKIIGRTFIDVFEDEAGRLANIGFLAQGTIYPDVIESAGASTGKAHVIKSHHNVGGLPEHMRMKLVEPLRELFKDEVRTIGLELGLPYDMVFRHPFPGPGLGVRILGEVHAESAALLREADHIFISELRAAGLYDKVSQAFAVFLPVRSVAVMGDARKYDYVIALRAVETVDFMTARWAHLPYEFLDRVSNRIINEIDGVSRVTYDISGKPPATIEWE; encoded by the coding sequence ATGAGTACGAACCCGGCGCCCGATATTCACGCTGAGCGCGTCCTGATTCTCGACTTTGGCTCGCAGTACACCCAGCTGATAGCACGCAGGGTTCGCGAGCAGGGAGTCTACTGCGAGATCATGCCGTGGGACGTGGGCGAAAGCGCCGTTGCGCAGTTCTCTCCGCGTGGAGTAATTCTGTCGGGTGGCCCGGAGTCAGTAACGCTGGAGACACCGCCGGTGGCCCCCGAGCTGGTCTACGAACTCGGCGTGCCGGTGCTGGGAATCTGCTACGGCTTCCAGACCATGGCGGCGCAGCTGGGTGGCCGCGTCGATACCTCCAGCAGCAAGGAATTCGGCTATGCCCGCGTTCATATTACGGGCAGCAGTAGCCTGCTCGAAGGTATCGAGGATCACGCCGATGAACATGGGCAGGCATTGCTTGATGTCTGGATGAGCCACGGCGACCGGGTTGAATCGTTACCGCCCGGTTTCCAGGTGATCGCCGAGACCGCCAGCGCGCCGCTTGCCGGCATGGCTGACGAGGGTCGTCAGTTTTACGGGCTGCAGTTCCATCCGGAGGTGACGCACACCCGCCAGGGCAAGCGCATTATCAGGCGTTTTGTGCGGGATATCTGTGGCTGCGCCGCACTGTGGCAGTCCGAAAACATTATCGACGACGCGATTGCGAATGTACGCGAAACGGTTGGTGATGGCGGCGTTTTGCTGGGCCTGTCCGGAGGGGTCGATTCGTCCGTTGTGGCAGCACTCCTGCACCGGGCCATCGGCGACCAGTTGACGTGTGTGTTTGTAGATACCGGCCTGCTGCGCAAAAAAGAGGGTGACGAAGTAATGGCCACCTTTGGCGAGCACATGGGCGTGCGCGTCATCCGTGTCGATGCGGCGGATCGTTTTCTGTCAGCACTGCAGGGGGTCGCCGATCCGGAAGATAAACGCAAAATTATCGGCCGCACGTTTATCGACGTATTCGAGGACGAGGCCGGCAGACTTGCAAATATCGGCTTTCTCGCGCAAGGCACGATTTACCCCGACGTGATCGAGTCAGCCGGCGCCAGCACCGGCAAGGCACACGTGATCAAGTCGCATCACAATGTCGGCGGCCTGCCGGAGCATATGCGCATGAAGCTGGTCGAGCCGTTGCGTGAACTGTTCAAGGACGAGGTGCGTACAATAGGTCTCGAGCTGGGATTACCGTATGACATGGTGTTTCGGCATCCGTTTCCCGGCCCCGGCCTGGGCGTGCGGATTCTCGGTGAAGTGCATGCCGAATCTGCGGCGTTGCTGCGCGAGGCCGACCATATTTTTATTTCCGAACTGCGTGCTGCCGGTCTGTACGACAAGGTGAGCCAGGCGTTCGCGGTGTTCCTGCCGGTGCGTTCGGTGGCGGTGATGGGCGATGCGCGCAAATACGACTATGTAATTGCCTTGCGCGCGGTAGAAACCGTCGATTTCATGACGGCGCGCTGGGCCCACCTGCCGTACGAGTTTCTCGACCGGGTGTCGAATCGCATCATCA